A genomic segment from Candidatus Leptovillus gracilis encodes:
- a CDS encoding SAM-dependent methyltransferase produces MMGATISNQSLGATARWTASVRARESMRDGRLFHDPWAAALAGLAGAAWIDQRSDDSVIPIVIRTRYFDDFLQRITTQEGIQQVVLLAAGLDTRAFRLNWPEGTRVFELDQPSVLEEKGQILNSTGGQPQCERHVIGADLALPWQEALIGAGFDANAPAVWLLEGFLFYLANETITQILDAVTSLAAPGSWLGFDIINSAMLTSPITRKWIEMQASSGAPWIGVMDDPVAFLAAHGWQATLTQAGADDAHYGRWPFPILPTTMPGVPHNWYVTARRAA; encoded by the coding sequence ATGATGGGAGCAACTATTTCAAATCAATCACTGGGAGCAACTGCCCGCTGGACGGCCAGTGTGCGGGCGCGAGAAAGTATGCGTGACGGCCGTTTGTTCCATGATCCCTGGGCCGCGGCTCTGGCAGGGCTGGCGGGCGCAGCGTGGATTGATCAGCGCTCGGACGACAGCGTCATTCCAATCGTCATCCGAACCCGCTATTTCGACGATTTTCTGCAACGCATCACAACGCAGGAAGGCATTCAGCAAGTCGTTTTATTGGCGGCGGGACTGGATACACGCGCCTTTCGGCTGAACTGGCCGGAAGGAACCAGAGTCTTTGAGTTAGATCAACCTTCGGTTTTAGAGGAAAAGGGGCAAATTCTCAATTCTACCGGCGGGCAGCCACAGTGTGAGCGGCACGTCATTGGCGCGGATCTGGCCCTGCCCTGGCAAGAAGCGCTCATCGGTGCGGGTTTCGACGCAAATGCGCCGGCGGTCTGGCTGTTGGAGGGCTTTCTCTTTTATCTCGCCAATGAAACCATCACCCAAATACTGGATGCCGTGACGAGCCTGGCCGCACCGGGAAGCTGGCTGGGATTTGACATTATTAACAGCGCCATGTTGACCTCACCAATCACGCGAAAATGGATTGAAATGCAGGCCAGTTCTGGCGCTCCCTGGATTGGCGTCATGGATGATCCGGTGGCCTTTCTGGCCGCGCACGGCTGGCAAGCCACTCTGACGCAGGCCGGAGCTGATGATGCGCATTACGGCCGTTGGCCTTTTCCCATTTTGCCAACCACGATGCCCGGTGTGCCGCATAACTGGTACGTCACCGCGAGGAGGGCAGCGTAA
- a CDS encoding GyrI-like domain-containing protein, which yields MSKNDVRIVKLEPLRVAAVHGFGPEPEGIAWDKMMAFVAANNLTGVRYFGFNNPNPAPGSPNYGYEQWVTVGPEVEASGDVAIKAFGGGLYAVMRCQGVQNIQGAWQELVGWAENSPYRRSNHQWLEEVLTPPPTPFEEFVLDLYLPIVDN from the coding sequence ATGAGTAAAAACGATGTGCGAATTGTGAAACTGGAGCCGCTGCGCGTGGCGGCAGTCCACGGCTTTGGTCCGGAACCGGAAGGCATCGCCTGGGACAAGATGATGGCCTTTGTCGCCGCAAACAACTTGACCGGCGTCCGCTATTTCGGCTTTAACAACCCGAATCCCGCGCCTGGCAGCCCGAATTACGGCTATGAGCAGTGGGTTACTGTGGGACCAGAGGTGGAGGCGTCGGGCGACGTGGCAATCAAGGCGTTCGGCGGTGGTTTGTATGCGGTCATGCGCTGCCAGGGTGTGCAGAACATCCAGGGGGCATGGCAGGAACTGGTGGGCTGGGCGGAAAATAGCCCTTACCGGCGCAGTAACCACCAGTGGTTGGAAGAAGTTCTCACACCACCGCCTACGCCCTTCGAGGAGTTTGTATTAGATCTGTACCTGCCGATTGTGGACAACTAA
- a CDS encoding NAD(P)-dependent alcohol dehydrogenase yields MKAIVYTKFGPPDVLQLQEVEKPTPKHNEVLIKIVATTVVKEDPDLRAAPGFNGFLKPRHPILGQELAGEIEATGRDATRFKPGDQVFGFDMFGAYAEYKCMPENGALAIKPVNLSYEEAASVPNGALTALPFLRDKGKIRSGQTVLIYGASGSVGAAAVQLARYYRAEVTGVCSSANLAWVQSLGADQVIDYTQEEFTENGKAYDIIFDTVGKRSFSQCKGSLTDEGIYLTTVPKPEIMLQALWSAKNNGKKARFAATGLRSAGEKSKDLVLLAELLEAGKIKPVIDRCYPLEQIAEAHRYVAQGHKKGNVVITV; encoded by the coding sequence ATGAAAGCAATTGTGTACACAAAATTTGGCCCGCCAGATGTTCTTCAGCTTCAAGAGGTCGAAAAACCTACGCCTAAACATAACGAGGTGTTGATAAAAATAGTGGCGACAACTGTCGTAAAAGAAGACCCGGATTTGAGAGCTGCCCCAGGTTTTAACGGTTTTCTGAAACCCAGACATCCAATCCTGGGGCAGGAGTTGGCTGGAGAAATTGAAGCAACAGGCAGAGACGCGACCCGTTTCAAACCCGGCGACCAGGTATTTGGCTTTGATATGTTTGGCGCGTATGCTGAATACAAATGTATGCCTGAAAACGGGGCGCTGGCTATTAAGCCGGTTAATCTGAGCTACGAAGAAGCCGCAAGCGTTCCGAATGGGGCATTAACCGCGCTGCCTTTTCTAAGAGATAAGGGCAAGATTCGGAGTGGACAAACCGTGCTGATCTATGGCGCTTCTGGATCGGTTGGCGCTGCGGCGGTTCAACTGGCCCGGTACTACAGGGCGGAGGTGACAGGAGTATGTAGTTCGGCAAATTTGGCATGGGTTCAATCTTTGGGCGCCGATCAGGTGATTGATTACACCCAGGAGGAGTTTACCGAAAACGGCAAGGCCTATGACATTATTTTTGATACGGTTGGCAAGCGTTCGTTTTCACAGTGCAAAGGCTCGCTGACGGATGAAGGCATCTATCTGACGACGGTCCCTAAGCCGGAAATTATGTTACAGGCATTATGGTCCGCGAAGAACAACGGCAAAAAGGCGAGGTTTGCGGCTACCGGTTTGAGATCAGCCGGAGAGAAGAGCAAAGATCTGGTCTTGCTCGCGGAATTGCTTGAGGCGGGGAAGATAAAACCGGTCATAGATAGATGTTACCCGCTCGAACAGATTGCCGAAGCTCACCGGTATGTGGCGCAGGGCCACAAAAAGGGTAATGTGGTCATTACGGTATAA
- a CDS encoding FtsX-like permease family protein yields MLCGGARRTVREAMTTYGLSASSQAGLLDRLVDALPWLPRPLLLSLRNTFRRKGRLGLTLATLTLGGAIFIAMLGVRESLYWEINESFGAYQSDVNVEFARLYRLAAVQVALADVPGITAVEGWRTTKANVPHASDAASDQIVVYAPPVDTALRPVTLLDGRWLQPTDAQAIVVDNHFTDLRPEVGVGDVVRLRLNERETAVTIVGIFRLASNVPNPITYVNAGVLTELAGGAGEVNSLRLITDRHDLARQEEALAAAQTRLAAQGYEATLTTGGQIIAQQRARIDILITLLLLMGLLIALVGGLGLMGTMGMNVLERTREIGVLRAVGATNGAVFQMVIVEGALIGLISWTLSAIAAVPITQFLDNRLGEELLTMPIVYIFSLSGLGLWLVGALLLATIASLLPARSAVRLTVRDTLAYE; encoded by the coding sequence ATGTTGTGCGGCGGGGCGCGGCGCACAGTGCGCGAGGCGATGACCACTTATGGCCTGAGCGCGAGCAGCCAGGCGGGGCTGCTGGACCGGCTGGTGGACGCGCTGCCCTGGCTGCCACGGCCGTTGCTGCTCTCTTTGCGCAACACCTTCCGCCGTAAGGGGCGTCTGGGGCTGACCCTGGCGACGTTGACCCTGGGCGGGGCGATCTTCATCGCCATGTTGGGCGTGCGCGAGTCGCTGTATTGGGAAATCAATGAGAGCTTTGGCGCGTACCAGTCGGATGTGAACGTGGAGTTTGCCCGGCTTTACCGGCTGGCGGCGGTGCAGGTGGCGCTGGCGGATGTTCCGGGGATTACGGCCGTTGAAGGCTGGCGCACCACCAAAGCCAATGTCCCCCACGCCAGTGATGCGGCGAGCGACCAGATCGTCGTCTATGCGCCGCCGGTGGACACAGCTTTACGGCCGGTGACGCTGCTGGACGGCCGTTGGCTGCAACCCACCGACGCCCAGGCCATCGTGGTGGACAATCATTTTACTGATTTGCGCCCGGAAGTGGGGGTGGGGGATGTGGTTCGGCTGCGGTTGAATGAGCGGGAAACGGCCGTGACCATCGTTGGCATTTTCCGGTTGGCGAGCAACGTGCCCAATCCCATCACCTACGTCAACGCCGGCGTCCTGACGGAACTGGCGGGCGGCGCAGGCGAGGTCAACAGCCTGCGCCTCATCACCGACCGCCACGACCTGGCGCGGCAGGAAGAGGCGCTGGCGGCGGCCCAAACCCGCCTTGCCGCCCAAGGTTACGAAGCCACTCTGACGACCGGCGGCCAGATCATCGCCCAGCAGCGCGCGCGGATTGACATTCTCATCACCCTGCTGCTGTTGATGGGGCTGCTCATCGCTCTGGTAGGCGGGTTGGGGCTGATGGGCACCATGGGCATGAACGTGCTGGAACGCACCCGCGAGATCGGCGTGCTGCGGGCGGTGGGGGCAACCAATGGCGCGGTTTTCCAGATGGTCATCGTCGAAGGGGCGCTCATCGGCCTGATTAGCTGGACGCTCAGCGCCATCGCCGCCGTGCCCATCACCCAATTTTTGGATAATCGTCTGGGCGAAGAACTGCTAACCATGCCGATTGTCTACATCTTCTCGCTGAGCGGGTTGGGGCTGTGGCTGGTGGGCGCACTGCTTCTGGCGACGATTGCCAGCCTGCTGCCCGCCCGCAGCGCCGTGCGCCTGACGGTGCGTGATACGCTGGCTTATGAGTAG
- a CDS encoding DUF4386 family protein: protein MKTLQKFGGFAALYMAAAYLIGMVIFLVILDYPSITDPAQKAALLVKMPMVTFSTNLLMYVFFGVFLIVLSLALYDRLKSGAPAVMQVATAIGIIWAGSLIASGMVANAGIAPVVALYARDPAQAALTWQGIEIVASGLGNGNGEIKGGLWMLLVSWVALRSGGLPKGLNILGLLTSAVGIVSIFPGLTDLTGLFGLIQIIWFVWLGIILLRSNPNQAAQNQSPFRLQVSTANQGIGEVER, encoded by the coding sequence ATGAAAACCTTGCAGAAATTTGGCGGTTTCGCCGCGCTGTACATGGCAGCTGCCTACCTGATCGGAATGGTTATCTTTCTCGTCATTCTGGACTACCCCAGCATTACCGACCCGGCGCAAAAGGCGGCTCTGCTCGTCAAAATGCCAATGGTCACCTTTTCAACCAACCTGCTCATGTACGTGTTCTTTGGCGTTTTCCTGATTGTCCTGTCACTGGCGTTGTACGACCGGTTGAAGTCTGGCGCACCGGCGGTCATGCAGGTGGCAACCGCAATCGGGATCATCTGGGCTGGCTCGCTGATCGCCAGCGGCATGGTTGCGAATGCCGGGATCGCCCCTGTCGTGGCCCTTTATGCCAGAGACCCGGCCCAGGCCGCGCTGACCTGGCAGGGGATTGAAATCGTGGCGAGCGGTTTGGGCAACGGCAACGGTGAAATTAAGGGTGGCCTTTGGATGCTTCTCGTCAGTTGGGTTGCTTTGCGATCTGGAGGGCTTCCCAAGGGATTGAATATTCTCGGCCTTTTGACCAGTGCGGTGGGCATTGTTTCCATCTTCCCGGGATTGACCGATCTAACCGGGCTGTTTGGCCTGATCCAAATCATCTGGTTCGTCTGGCTAGGCATCATCCTTTTGCGTAGCAATCCAAACCAGGCAGCGCAAAATCAATCGCCTTTTCGACTTCAAGTTTCAACAGCCAACCAGGGTATTGGCGAGGTTGAGCGTTAA
- a CDS encoding WYL domain-containing protein: MLSLLLLLQTRGHMSARALAAELGVTERTIYRDVEALSVAGVPIYADTGMKGGYALLDSYRMSLTGMNEAEVRALFMLSIPEPLADLGVSQELRSALLKLTAALPARQRQDEAHVRQRIHLDAAWWFQGGESILHLPLVQQAVWQDRRLRIHYPTPFGPAVGVTQVVEPYGLVAKAGVWYVVYARNGRFLAQRIAKLLEVAILDETFNRDPGFDLAAFWQAWCADFETQRAQYPVEIRIAPQLVDQLPYYLGETMQECMTALEMPDAAGWVRVTLVFESLEEARGKLLALGGAVEVLSPRPLRWSMADFAAQISALYREMEPGKSFLSMR; encoded by the coding sequence TTGTTATCACTTTTACTGCTGCTGCAAACGCGGGGTCACATGTCGGCGCGGGCGTTGGCAGCGGAACTGGGCGTGACAGAGCGGACCATTTACCGCGACGTAGAGGCGCTGTCGGTGGCCGGCGTACCCATTTATGCCGACACCGGGATGAAGGGTGGTTATGCGCTGCTGGACAGTTACCGCATGTCCCTGACGGGCATGAACGAAGCGGAAGTGCGGGCGCTGTTTATGCTCAGCATCCCGGAACCGCTGGCCGATTTAGGGGTCAGTCAAGAGCTGCGTTCGGCGCTGCTCAAGTTAACGGCCGCATTGCCTGCACGGCAGCGCCAGGATGAAGCCCACGTGCGCCAGCGCATTCACCTGGACGCGGCGTGGTGGTTTCAGGGCGGCGAATCCATTTTGCATTTGCCGCTGGTGCAGCAGGCGGTATGGCAAGATCGTCGGCTCCGTATCCACTATCCCACGCCGTTTGGCCCGGCGGTGGGGGTGACGCAGGTGGTGGAGCCTTATGGCCTGGTGGCGAAGGCGGGGGTGTGGTATGTGGTGTATGCGCGTAACGGCCGTTTCCTGGCTCAGCGCATCGCCAAACTCCTGGAAGTAGCTATACTGGACGAGACGTTCAATCGGGACCCCGGTTTTGACCTGGCCGCTTTCTGGCAGGCGTGGTGCGCGGACTTTGAGACGCAGCGGGCGCAATATCCGGTAGAGATACGCATCGCACCACAGCTTGTGGACCAGCTTCCTTACTATTTAGGCGAGACGATGCAAGAGTGCATGACCGCGTTAGAAATGCCGGACGCGGCCGGCTGGGTGCGGGTTACGCTGGTTTTTGAGAGTTTGGAAGAAGCCCGCGGCAAGCTGCTGGCGCTGGGCGGGGCGGTGGAAGTGTTGTCGCCGCGCCCCCTGCGCTGGAGCATGGCCGATTTTGCGGCGCAGATTAGCGCTTTGTACCGGGAGATGGAACCTGGGAAAAGCTTCTTGTCAATGAGATAA